A stretch of Mycobacterium sp. ITM-2016-00316 DNA encodes these proteins:
- the zapE gene encoding cell division protein ZapE, with the protein MQSTGAVAGLVDRRPSVTPERLVAQLVPPPTFADVSFDTYRPDPSEPSQAAAVGHCRSFCELAMQRRAGKKKLFGKREVLPGVGVYLDGGFGVGKTHLLASTYYTMSQGDAPVAFATFGELTQLAGVFGFTECIDLLADYAVVCIDEFELDDPGNTTLISRLLSALVERGVSIAATSNTLPEQLGEGRFAAQDFLREINTLSAIFTTIRIEGPDYRHRGLPPAPEPLTDDEVRTAASAKSGATLDDFDALCAHLATMHPSRYHALIDDVTEVFITGVHPIDDQSVALRLVALTDRLYDAGIPILASGTKLDTIFSDDMVAGGFRKKYLRATSRMLALTAAAQSSTS; encoded by the coding sequence ATGCAAAGCACGGGCGCCGTCGCGGGTCTGGTCGATCGGCGGCCGAGTGTCACCCCCGAACGGCTGGTCGCACAGCTGGTCCCGCCGCCCACATTTGCCGATGTCAGCTTCGACACCTACCGGCCCGATCCGTCCGAACCGTCGCAGGCGGCGGCCGTCGGGCACTGCCGCTCGTTCTGCGAGCTCGCCATGCAACGCCGGGCCGGCAAGAAGAAGCTGTTCGGCAAGCGTGAGGTGCTGCCCGGTGTCGGCGTGTACCTCGACGGCGGGTTCGGTGTCGGCAAGACCCACCTGCTGGCGTCGACGTATTACACGATGTCCCAGGGCGATGCCCCGGTGGCGTTCGCGACGTTCGGCGAGTTGACCCAGCTGGCCGGGGTGTTCGGCTTCACCGAGTGCATCGACCTGCTCGCCGACTATGCGGTGGTCTGCATCGACGAGTTCGAACTCGACGATCCGGGTAACACCACGCTGATCTCCCGGCTGCTCTCGGCACTGGTGGAGCGCGGCGTGTCGATCGCGGCGACGTCGAACACGCTGCCCGAGCAGCTCGGTGAGGGCCGCTTCGCCGCGCAGGACTTCCTGCGTGAGATCAACACGCTGTCGGCGATTTTCACCACCATCCGCATCGAGGGCCCCGACTACCGGCACCGCGGGTTGCCTCCGGCGCCCGAACCGTTGACCGATGACGAGGTGCGCACCGCGGCGTCGGCGAAAAGTGGTGCCACCCTTGATGATTTCGACGCGCTGTGTGCTCACCTGGCCACCATGCACCCGTCGCGCTATCACGCGCTGATCGACGATGTCACCGAGGTGTTCATCACCGGGGTGCACCCGATCGACGACCAGAGCGTGGCATTGCGCCTGGTGGCACTGACGGACCGGTTATATGACGCCGGAATCCCGATCCTGGCCTCGGGCACCAAGCTGGACACCATCTTCAGCGACGACATGGTGGCCGGCGGGTTCCGCAAGAAGTACCTGCGCGCCACATCGCGCATGTTGGCGCTGACTGCCGCGGCACAGTCCTCGACGAGCTGA